The genomic segment GCAAACGGGAAAACTGATTCCGCCTCCATTGGCATTCGACGTGCTTGACGCCATCATGGAGAAACTCCCCGGATTCCCCATCGTGCTGCACGGAAGTTCTTCCGTTCCGCAGGAATATGTAGACACCATCAACCAGTATGGCGGAAAACTGCCCGATGCTGTCGGCATTCCCGAGGAGCAACTGCGTCGCGCATCTAAGAGCGCCGTATGCAAAATCAACATCGACAGTGACTCTCGTCTGGCATTCACCGCTGCTGTCCGCAAGGTGTTCGCTGAAAAACCGGGCGAGTTCGACCCACGCAAATACTGCGGTCCGGCTCGCGACCTCATGACAGAGCTGTATAAACACAAGATTACCGATGTGCTCGGTAGCGACAACAAACTGATACAGATGGACTAAAGTCAAGTCCGCTGTCCCATTTAGACAAATGATGGGACGGAACAGCTATTCACTATTGCCCAAAATGTTCAAAACAGCTGTCCCATTTAGACAAATGATGGGACGGAACAGCATAAGAAAAGGCGGCTCAAAATGATTGAGCCGCCTTCTTTTATTTCCATTTTGATGATGCAGATAACGTCTGCCGATTCGATATCAGCAGCCCGCCATTTATCTCAGATTCTCCACATTGAAAGTTTCCGGATAGCCCGTCGTAGGATTCAGGCGCATCTTTGTCATCGTTTTCTTGGTAAAAATGTAAATAGGAAGATGCACCAACTTACCGAACTGCGCAGCAAAGAGTCCGAACGTGGCAATCTGCTGGTCCTTGGAGTGAATGCCAATGGAGATTCTTCCCGGTAAATTCACACACACGCCAGAAGCGTCCTTCTCCCTGTTTTCTCCAAATGAAGCGTGCATAGAGGGAACGCTATGCTCATCTTTCACACTAATATAATAAGGTCTTCCACCCAAATCGTCGATATCTGTCATTCCCAACTTATCAGAGAAACGAAACAGCAACTGCTTGTCAACCTCCTTGGTCGGGATAAAATTGAGAATCACTTCAGTCGTATCAGCATCTTCCGTTCCGAGGAAAAGCTGCGACAAAGCCTTCTCTTGCGTATCCAGTTTCTCGAGCATCACCTTCAGTTGCTCACCATCTTTCGGCATAAAGTCTGCCTGACCGCGTGTGAGTTGATTACGACTCTCGCGTATCTCCATGATATCCTGCGCCACCAGCTCCGCCATCTTGGCTTTACTACCCGAAGTAAGTATTTCGGCATTCATAAAGTCGCGCGGATTCAATTGCTGCGGTTTAGGACTGGGGACGAAAGTTTTGGGTGCCGTTTCGTCCTCACCTGTCATGTTTATTGCCAACAGAATACCTTTCTCATTCAAATCCACATGGTTGATATTACGCTTACCATCCATTTTAATGGTAAACATCTTTGTCGAATCGGGCATCCCGACTGACAACAGATGAATGTTGAGCAATTCATACTTCACTTCAGGTTCTAAACTCACGTCGCTGCGCTTCAGATAATTTTCTGCATACTCAGCATATTCACCGGGCGTATAGGTTTTCTTTTCAATTTTCAATGCGATACGCACCGCTGTTTTCGGCAGGAAGTAATCAATGCCTTCAGTTTGTATTTCCTGCGCTTGAATGGACGTTGCCAGCAACAAGGCTGCCGACAAAATAATCTTTCTCATGAATCGTATTTTTAATCGTTTAATCGTTTAAATGCTTTCGGAAGATAAGCAATGATATCACTTGCTATCAAACTCTCCTTGCCCAAATCTCTCGCAGCCAAATCACCGGCAAGTCCGTGCAGATACATTCCAAGTTCGCACGCCTCCTTCTGTTTATATCCGCGAGCCAGTAAGGCTGTTATCATTCCCGTAAGGACATCGCCGCTCCCAGCCGTCGCCATACCGCTATTTCCCGTCGAATTAAACACCACCTCGCCATTGGGCAGGCATAGTGCCGAATAGTGTCCTTTCAACAGGATATAGAGTTGCAGGTTCTGCGCCATGTCGCGAGCCTTTATCAACCGCTCATAGTCATCGCTGCAAGGGCTGCCGTTCAGGCGGTCAAACTCTTTCGGATGGGGAGTCATTATCATCCCTTTAGGCAGCTGCTGCATCCATGCGCGATGGTTGGCAAGTATATTCAATGCATCGGCATCAACAACGATGGGAACCTGCGAACGGCGCAACTGCGCAATCAGCGCAATTGCCGTGGTTTCCGCAACGCCCAGTCCCGGACCGATTCCCACAGCATCATAGTCCTCAGAGTCTACTGCCTCTGAGAAATATGTCTCTTCCCTATCCATCTGCATCACGGCTTCCGGCACTGCCGTCTGCATAATATCGTAATTGCGTCTGGGCGTATGGATAGTCACCCGCCCGACTCCCGACCGCAGACATGCCCGTGCAGCAAGGACAGAAGCTCCCGCCATTCCATAACTGCCCGCAATCAGAAGGGCATTGCCCACACTCCCTTTATGCGCGAAGTCGCCACGGGGAAGCAGGAAACGACGCACATCGTTTTCCTCGAGGATGGAGAACTGCGTCTGGGCACGGGCTATGAAACTCTGATTCAACCGGATGTCGAGTATGCGAAGATCTCCTATAAACTGCTGCATGTCGGCAAACATGAACGCCAGTTTCTTGAACTGGAACGTCAGCGTCATGTCAGCACGGATGATATTGGCAAGAATATTATAGGTATTGTTCTCCGTCATCAAGCCCGACGGAACATCAATACTAATCACTTTCGCCGGAGACTGATTGATGTATTTTACCAGAGAGGCAAATCCACCTGCGAGCGGCTTGTTCAGCCCCGTACCGAAAAGTCCGTCGATGACCACCGTCCCAGCATCCAGCTGTGGTGTGTCAAACTGCTGCGTGACTTCCGTGAAACTTTTCACCCGCTTACAATCATGCAGACGTTGCTTATTGATGGCACATTCTTCAGTAAGCTTATTCGACACATTGAAAAGATATACCGAAACCGACACGTTCTGCTCTGCAAGCATGCGGGCAACAGCCAAGGCATCCCCCCCGTTATTGCCGGGTCCGGCAAAGACGACCACGTGACATCCTTCCGACAATGTCTCCATGACAACATGAGTCACTGCCCTTGCAGCACGCTCCATCAAATCAATCGGACGAATCGGTTCCTGTTCGATGGTATATTTGTCAACTTCTCGTATTTGATTACCTGTAAAAATCTTCATCACTGCAAAAATAATAAATAAATGTAAAACGATGGCTTTTCGCTTCTTTTTTTTTCATTTTTTAGAGAATAATCGACATCTTGCACGCAATTTTATCGGAGAAAACTCAAAAAATCACAAATTTATTAGTATTTTTGCGTCAAAATCAAATTTACCATATCATGGATATCATCAGAATCAAAGACAAGTGTTTCCGACCATCAATTCCTGAGGCGGAAATTCTCGAACGAGTACAAGCCGTTGCCGACCGCATCAACAAAGACATGGCAGGTAAGAATCCGCTGTTGCTCGCCGTATTGAATGGTGCGTTTATCTTCGCTGCCGACCTCATGCGCCGGCTGACTATCCCCTGTGAGATTTCATTCGTCAAACTGGCTTCATACCAAGGAACGACTTCAACCGGGAAAGTCACTGAGGTATTCGGCATCAATGAAGACATCACCAACCGCACGATTATCATTGTGGAAGACATCGTTGAGTCAGGACTTACCATGAAGAGAATGATTGAAACCCTCGGCACACGCCATCCGGAATCAATCCACATCTGCACGCTGCTGCTCAAGCCCGACAGGCTGCAGGTCCCGCTCGACATCGAATACGCAGCAATCGAGATACCTAACGACTTCATTCTCGGCTATGGTCTCGACTATGACCAGCAGGGACGGAACCTGAAAGACATTTATACGATTGTAGAAGAATAAAAAAACATAAAGCACATGAAGAACATTGTTATTTTTGGAGCACCTGGCTCTGGCAAGGGGACGCAAAGCGACCTGATGATTGTGAAGTATGGTTTCGGACACATCTCCACCGGCGACGTGCTCCGCAATGAGATTAAAAACGGGACTGAACTGGGAAAGACCGCCAAGGGATATATCGACAACGGACAGCTGATTCCCGACGAGTTGATGATTGACATTCTCGCCAGCGTATATGATACTTTCGGAACCGACCATAAAGGCGTTATTTTCGATGGATTCCCACGCACCATTCCGCAAGCAGAAGCACTGAAAGAAATGCTGTCGAAACGCGGGCACTGCGTAGCTGCAATGATTGAATTGGACGTGCCGGAAGATGAGCTCATGAAACGCCTCATCAAGCGCGGACAAGAGAGCGGACGCTCGGACGACAATGCAGAAACCATCAAGAAACGTCTTGACGTATATCATAACCAGACCTCACCGCTCGTAGATTGGTATGAGAAAGAAGGTATCCGCAACCATATCGACGGTCTTGGTGAGCTCGACCGCATCTTCAGTGACATCTGCAACGTCATTGACAAACTTTAATTCCACATGGCTGAATCGAACTTCGTTGACTACGTGAAGATATGCTGCCGTTCGGGAAAGGGCGGAAGAGGTTCCATGCACCTGCGCCATGTGAAATACAACCCGAACGGAGGTCCCGACGGTGGAGACGGAGGGGACGGAGGAAGCATCTATCTGAGGGGCAACCATAATTACTGGACACTCCTCCACCTGCGCTATCAGCGACACGTTTTCGCCGAGCACGGAGGAAACGGCGGACGTGACAAATGTCATGGCACGAACGGAAAAAGCCAATACAT from the Prevotella sp. Rep29 genome contains:
- a CDS encoding adenylate kinase gives rise to the protein MKNIVIFGAPGSGKGTQSDLMIVKYGFGHISTGDVLRNEIKNGTELGKTAKGYIDNGQLIPDELMIDILASVYDTFGTDHKGVIFDGFPRTIPQAEALKEMLSKRGHCVAAMIELDVPEDELMKRLIKRGQESGRSDDNAETIKKRLDVYHNQTSPLVDWYEKEGIRNHIDGLGELDRIFSDICNVIDKL
- a CDS encoding DUF4831 family protein; its protein translation is MRKIILSAALLLATSIQAQEIQTEGIDYFLPKTAVRIALKIEKKTYTPGEYAEYAENYLKRSDVSLEPEVKYELLNIHLLSVGMPDSTKMFTIKMDGKRNINHVDLNEKGILLAINMTGEDETAPKTFVPSPKPQQLNPRDFMNAEILTSGSKAKMAELVAQDIMEIRESRNQLTRGQADFMPKDGEQLKVMLEKLDTQEKALSQLFLGTEDADTTEVILNFIPTKEVDKQLLFRFSDKLGMTDIDDLGGRPYYISVKDEHSVPSMHASFGENREKDASGVCVNLPGRISIGIHSKDQQIATFGLFAAQFGKLVHLPIYIFTKKTMTKMRLNPTTGYPETFNVENLR
- the hpt gene encoding hypoxanthine phosphoribosyltransferase, encoding MDIIRIKDKCFRPSIPEAEILERVQAVADRINKDMAGKNPLLLAVLNGAFIFAADLMRRLTIPCEISFVKLASYQGTTSTGKVTEVFGINEDITNRTIIIVEDIVESGLTMKRMIETLGTRHPESIHICTLLLKPDRLQVPLDIEYAAIEIPNDFILGYGLDYDQQGRNLKDIYTIVEE
- a CDS encoding NAD(P)H-hydrate dehydratase; protein product: MKIFTGNQIREVDKYTIEQEPIRPIDLMERAARAVTHVVMETLSEGCHVVVFAGPGNNGGDALAVARMLAEQNVSVSVYLFNVSNKLTEECAINKQRLHDCKRVKSFTEVTQQFDTPQLDAGTVVIDGLFGTGLNKPLAGGFASLVKYINQSPAKVISIDVPSGLMTENNTYNILANIIRADMTLTFQFKKLAFMFADMQQFIGDLRILDIRLNQSFIARAQTQFSILEENDVRRFLLPRGDFAHKGSVGNALLIAGSYGMAGASVLAARACLRSGVGRVTIHTPRRNYDIMQTAVPEAVMQMDREETYFSEAVDSEDYDAVGIGPGLGVAETTAIALIAQLRRSQVPIVVDADALNILANHRAWMQQLPKGMIMTPHPKEFDRLNGSPCSDDYERLIKARDMAQNLQLYILLKGHYSALCLPNGEVVFNSTGNSGMATAGSGDVLTGMITALLARGYKQKEACELGMYLHGLAGDLAARDLGKESLIASDIIAYLPKAFKRLND